The Gemmatimonadaceae bacterium genome contains the following window.
TGGAAGCTCACCAACGGGGCGGTGCACGCGACCGAGCACACGAATGCCTCGCGCACGATGCTCTACGACATAAACGCGCACACCTGGAGCGACCGGCTTTGTGCGCTGTTCAACGTGCCGCGCGGTATCCTGCCGGAGGTCCGCGCCTCGTCCGGTGACTTCGGGACGGCTGACGCCGCGCACCTTGGCCACGCCATCCCGATCCGCGGCGTGGCCGGCGACCAACAGGCTGCGCTGTTCGGCCAAGGCTGCTGGACGTCGGGGCTGAGCAAGCAAACCTACGGTACGGGTGCCTTCCTGTTGCTGCACACGGGTGAACGACGGCCCGCCGGGGGTCAGGGCATCCTCACGACGGTGGCCTGCGGTCCACGCGGGGAGCCGCAGTACGCGCTGGAGGCCAGCATCTTCATCGCGGGTGCGGCGGTGCAGTGGCTGCGCGATGGTCTGGGCATCGTCGGCAAGGCCGGCGAGACGGAGGCAATGGCGCGATCGCTCGAGGGCAACGACGGCGTGTACTTCGTCCCGGCGCTCACCGGCCTCGGTGCGCCGCATTGGGAGGCGGACGCGCGCGGTACGATCGTCGGGCTGACACGCGGGACTTCGCGCGAACATCTCGTGCGCGCGGCGCTGGAGGCGATGGCCTACGGGACCGCGGACGTGCTCGAGGCGATGCGCGGCGCGAGTGGCGCGTCGTTGGACGTCCTGCGGGTCGATGGCGGTGCCGCCGAGAACGACTGGCTGATGCAGTTCCAGAGTGACGTGCTCGGCGTTCCCGTCGAGCGGCCCGACCTGGTCGAAACCACGGCGCTGGGCTCGGCGGGGCTGGCGGGAATTGCCGCCGGCGTGTGGAAGGATGCGGCGGCATTCCATGCCTCACGACGCTTCAGTCGTTTCGAACCGGCGCGCGGAGCCAGTGTCGCGCGCGATGGCCTGCCGGGTTGGCGTCGCGCCGTGCGCGCGGCGGTGCACTGGGCGCGCGATCGCGAGGGCGCATGAAGTTCGCCCTCGTGTTTGTGCTGGGGTCGTTCAGCTTCGGCGCGCCGCCGGAGCGCCAACACGACGGTGACCGATGGTTCGGCCGCGACAAGGCGCTGCACTTCGTGGCCTCGGCGCTGGTCCAGACCGGCACGCACCTGACGCTGCGGAGTTCGGGGCTGAGCTACGCCGACGCCTCGCGATGGGCGGGCGCGGTCACGCTCGGCGTCGGCGTCGGCAAGGAGCTGTATGATCGCGCCGACGGTCGATACTTCAGCTGGAAGGATCTCGCGGCCGACGCCGCAGGTGGTGTCAGCGCGGCGGTGACGCTGCGACAGCTCGACCCGTAGTCTCGCGCGCCGCGAGCCAGGCCATTGCCTCGGCTTCGCTCGTCAACTCCCCGCGCAGCAGTGCCTCCAGCAGGTCGTGCGTGATGATCGCGTTCAGTGGGCGGTCGAAGGTCGCGCCTTGGCGCTGGCCCGGCAGCTTGAGGATATACGGGATCCGCGGGTCGTCCGGTTCCTCGAGGTAGTCCGGGCGATACCGCATGATGTGGTCGGAGAGGAACAGCACCGCCGTGTCGTCCCATTTGCCGGCGGCCTCCATCCGCGCGCGGAGGTCGCCGAGCACACGATCCATCAGGGCGATGTTGCCGTAGTAGCCGTCGGGGTCGAACTCCGTGAGCGTGAACTCGTCGTCCTCGTCGTCCCAGATCCACGGCGTGTGGGGCACGATCAGGTGCAGGAAGATCAGCCCACGATCCCCGAGCGTGACCGCACGCTCCGCGTCGGCCACCTGCTCCTCGACGATGTCGATCTGGCGGATCCGAAGGTTCACGTAGGGGATCAGTGCCAGCTGCTGGTCCACCACCGCACGCCAGAAGCCCGTGTGCCGCGCACGTGAGCCCACCGTTCGGGTCGGGTAGCTGGAGCAGGCATCGAGGCTCCGGAACACCCGGCAGTAGGGGTGATACCAGCCCGCGATCACGGCCGCACCACCAAGTGCCTGCGCGGACTGGAGGACGTTCGGTGCCTTGGACCACGGTCGC
Protein-coding sequences here:
- the glpK gene encoding glycerol kinase GlpK, with the translated sequence MRYVLALDQGTTGSTALIIAEDGSVVGRGYREITQHFPQPGWVEHDAEEIFARTMEAAREALAAAKVVPEAIGITNQRETIVLWDRKTGRPLDKAIVWQDRRTTKRAQELREAGQSEAIYQATGLVVDPYFSGTKLEWLLREKARGVAPETLAAGTIDSWLIWKLTNGAVHATEHTNASRTMLYDINAHTWSDRLCALFNVPRGILPEVRASSGDFGTADAAHLGHAIPIRGVAGDQQAALFGQGCWTSGLSKQTYGTGAFLLLHTGERRPAGGQGILTTVACGPRGEPQYALEASIFIAGAAVQWLRDGLGIVGKAGETEAMARSLEGNDGVYFVPALTGLGAPHWEADARGTIVGLTRGTSREHLVRAALEAMAYGTADVLEAMRGASGASLDVLRVDGGAAENDWLMQFQSDVLGVPVERPDLVETTALGSAGLAGIAAGVWKDAAAFHASRRFSRFEPARGASVARDGLPGWRRAVRAAVHWARDREGA